The Camelus dromedarius isolate mCamDro1 chromosome 1, mCamDro1.pat, whole genome shotgun sequence genome has a window encoding:
- the TMA16 gene encoding translation machinery-associated protein 16: MPKAPKGKNGRQEKKVIHPYSRKAAQITRQAHKQEKKEKLKNDKALRLSLIGEKLQWFQSHLDPKKVGYSKRDACELIERYLNRFSSELEQIELQNSIKDRQGRRHCSRETVIRQTVARERQQYEGYGFEIPDILNASNLKTFREWDLDLKKLPNIKMRKICANDAVPKKCKKKTVTAVDGDLGELELKDESSDTDEEMTAVD, translated from the exons ATG CCTAAAgcaccaaagggaaaaaatggaagacaggaaaaaaaagtcatccatCCATATAGTAGAAAAGCAGCTCAAATTACAAGACAGGctcacaaacaagaaaaaaaggaaaa GTTGAAGAATGACAAGGCGTTGCGTCTCAGCCTTATTG GTGAAAAACTTCAGTGGTTTCAGAGTCATCTTGATCCCAAAAAAGTAGGATATTCAAAGAGAGATGCTTGTGAATTAATTGAAAG GTATTTAAATCGATTCAGCAGTGAGCTGGAGCAGATTGAGTTGCAGAACAGCATCAAGGACCGGCAGGGCAGGCGGCACTGCTCCCGGGAGACGGTCATCAGGCAGACGGTGGCGCGGGAGCGGCAGCAGTACGAGGGATACGGCTTCG AGATTCCAGACATTTTAAATGCAAGTAACCTGAAAACTTTTAG GGAATGGGATTTGGATctgaagaaactgccaaacattaaaatgagaaaaatttgtgCTAATGATGCAGTGCCGAAGAAGTGCAAGAAGAAAACCGTCACAGCTGTAGACGGAGATTTAGGGGAATTGGAACTAAAAGATGAATCAAGTGACACGGATGAGGAAATGACTGCAGTGGACTAA